ATGCCCGGCGTCTTCATGTCGATCAGGATGAAGCTGATGCCGTCCTGCTGCCGCTCGCCTTCGTTGGTGCGCACCAGCGCGAACATGCGGTTGGCGTGATGCGCATGCGTGGTCCAGATCTTTGTGCCGTTGATGACGTAGTCGTCGCCGTCGCGCACCGCGCGGGTCCTCAACGACGCGAGATCGGAGCCCGAGCCCGGTTCGGAATAGCCCTGGCACCAGTAATCCTCGCCGGAGAGGATCCGCGGCAGATAGAAGTTTTTCTGTTCGGGCGAGCCGAAGCCGATGATGACGGGGCCGACCATCTTGACGCCCATCACGTTGACATTGGGCACGCCGGCGCGGGCGCATTCAGCCTCGAAGATCCAGCGCTGCGCCGGCGTCCAGTCCGGCCCGCCATGTTCCACCGGCCAGCCCGGCGCGCCCCAGCCTTTCCGGTGCAGCGCGCGCTGCCAGGCCATGCCGATATCAGGATCGGAGAACACCGACGGCGTCAGCGCGGTGGCGCGCTTCATCTCCGGCGTCAGATTGGCGGCGATGAAGTCGCGCACGTCCTGTTCGAAAGCGCGTTCCTGGGCGTTGAAGGTGAGGTCCATCTGACGCGCTCCGTTAGTCTTGCACCCGTCCGCTCAGGGCGGCGTGACGGCGATAATGATGGGCGCTGCCGCCGAACAGTGTGTCGAAGGCAAGCAGCCGCTTGAAATAGGAACCGATGTCAAGCTCCTCGGTGACGCCCATGGCACCGTGGAGCTGCACCGATTGCTCGGCGACGAAGCGCGCGCATTTGCCGATCTTGGCTTTGGCGCCCGAGGCCGCGCGGCCGCGTTCAACCGGCTCCGCACCGGTCATCAGCGCCGCGCGCAGCGCCATCGAGCGTGCCTCGTCGCACTGCATCGCCATGTCGGCGAGGCGATGGCGAATGACCTGGTTGGCCGACAGCGGGCGCCCGAACTGCTTGCGGATCTTGGTGTATTCGAGCGTGGTGTCGAGCAGCGTCTGCATGATGCCGACGGCTTCCGCGCCGAGCGCGGCCATCGCGCGATCGACCACGGCTTCGATCGCGGGCAGAGCATCGCTGCCGTCGCCGAGCAGGGCGCCGGTGGGAAGCGCTGCGTCTTCCAGCTCGAGGCTGCAGCCTCGGCCGCCGCCGAGCCGCGCGTAATCGCGCAGAGCGAGGCCGGGCGCACCTGCCTGCACCAGGAACAGGCCAAGCTTGCCGGAGGCGCCATTCGCGTTGGTCACGCGGGCGGAGACGATGATCTGGTTGGCGGCGGCGCCATCAAGCACGGCGATCTTGCGGCCGTTCAACCGCCATCCGTCGGCGGTCCTGGTGGCCGTCGTCTCGACATGCGCGAGATCGAACCGCGCGGCGCGCTCCGAATGCGCGAACGCGAGAGTGAGCGCGCCTTCCGCAACCTTGGGCAGGATTGCCTGCTTCTGCGCTTCGGTGCCGCATTCGGCGACCAGCGCGGCACCGATCACGACCGTCGAGAGAAACGGCTCGGACACCAGTCCGCGCCCGAACGCTTCCATCAGGATTCCGATCTCGATCGCGCCGCCGCCAAGCCCGCCATGGGCTTCGCTGATCGGTAACGCCAGCCAGCCAAGCTCGGCGAACTGCTTCCAGATTGCAGGCGAGAAGCCGAGCGGGTCGTTCGCGCTTTTCTTGCGATGCTCGGCCGTAAAGGTTTCCGCCACGAAGCGGTCGGCACTCTCGCGCAGCAGGCGCTGCTCGTCGCTTAAGGTCAGGTCCATCGGTCTACTTCACATTGGCGTTTTTTCTGACGGAAGGGTGAAGCCCGGCGGGGTCCACTACCATTCCGAATTCCTGGAGGTTGTGCGCGTGGCAGAGCTGATGCAGCGCGAAGGCCTGGTCGATCGCGGCGGGCTGCCCCATGATGTCGACGGAGCGGTTGACCGCTTCCTTGGAAAGCTTCAGCGCAAACGTCGGCTTGGCCGCGATCCTGCGCGCCAGATCGAGCGTGAAGGGCGAGAGATCGCCGCGCGGCACCACGTGATTGACCATGCCGAGGCGATGCGCCTCATCGGCGCTCCAGACGTCCGCGGTGAACAGCATCTCCTTGGCCTTGCGCGCACCCAGCTCCCAGGGATGCACGAACCATTCGACGCCGCAGACGCCCATCGTCACCACGGGATCGCAGAACTCGGCGTCGTGGCTCGCGACGATGAGATCGCAGGCCCAGGCCAGCATCAGCCCGCCGGCGATACACTTGCCGTGGACTTCCGCGATCGTTGGCTTGGCGAGATTGCGCCAGCGCCGGGTGATCTGCAGATAAATCTCCTGCTCGCGCGCGAAGCGGCCATGGGCGTTCGGCTCGGCGAAGCCACCCCAATTTCCGACCGGCGGGAAATCCACGCCCGCCTGATTCTTCCCCGCAGGCCGCAGGTCGTGGCCGGCCGAGAAATGCGGACCATTGCCGGCGAGGATGATGACCTTGACCGCGTCGTCCTGCACCGCCCGGTCGAAGGCGGTGTTGAGGTCGTAGGTCATCTGCAGGTTCTGGGCGTTGCGCGCCTCGGGGCGGTTCATCACCACCCGCGCGATCGCGGGCTCCGGCCGTTCGACGACAATTGTCTCGTATTGTTCTGTTGTTGTCATGGATCCTCCCCAGGATCGATTTTTCGGCATGATGAACGGCTCGACTATCGATAGGCAAGAGCCATCAGCCGCAAAAATGCGGGCGAAAGCCGTCGCGCGGGATTACCAGGCGAAAACGATCTGTTACGGTGATCGAGAATTCCACCGGGAGAACTTTCATGCGCAAGTTTTGGACCGTGCTGGCAGCGCTGGCTACATTGAGCCTGACCAATTGCGGCTACAACGCGATCCAGACCAATGACGAACAGGTCAAGTCGGCCTGGTCGGAGGTGGTGAACCAGTACCAGCGGCGGGCCGACCTCGTGCCGAACCTGGTCAACTCGGTGAAGGGCTTTGCGCAGCAAGAGAAGGATGTTCTGCTCGGCGTCACCAATGCACGCGCCAAGGTCGGCAGCATCCAGGCGACACCCGAGGTGCTCAATGACCCCAACGCATTCCAGAAGTTCACGCAGGCGCAGGGTGAGCTCACCAGCGCGCTCTCGCGGCTGCTGATTGTGACCGAAAACTATCCGCAGCTCAAGTCGGATGCACTGTTCCGCGACCTGATGGCGCAGCTCGAAGGCACCGAGAACCGCATCACCGTGGCGCGCAACCGCTACATCAAGGCGGTGCAGGGCTACAACGTCGGCATCCGCACCTTCCCGAACAATCTGACCGCCATGGTGTTCGGCTACAAGGACAAGCCCAACTTCACGGTCGATAATGAGAAGGAGATCTCGACCGCGCCGAAGGTCGATTTCAACCCATCGCCGGCTCCTGCGCCGTCGAAGTAGCGGCAGCCGATCCGACCGCGATGGCCGCCGCACGCGTCATCCTGCTTGCCTTCCTGCTCGGCTGGGTCTGCCCGGCGCTGGCCGAGGTCGTGGTGCCGCAGCTCACCGGCCGCGTCGTCGATCAGACCGGAACGCTGTCGTCGGGCGATATCGCGTCGCTCAACGACAAGCTGAAGGACCTCGAGACCCGCAAGGGCAGCCAGATCGCGGTCCTGATCGTGCCGACCACGGGCGAGGAGACCATCGAGCAGTTCTCGATCCGCGTTGCGGAAGCCTGGAAGATCGGGCGCAAGAAGATCGATGACGGCACGTTGCTCGTCGTCGCCAAGAACGACCGGCATTTGCGTATCGAGGTCGGCTACGGCCTCGAAGGTGTGCTGAGCGACGTCGTCACCCACCGCATCATCGACGAGGATATCACGCCGAAATTCAAGACCGGCGATTTCGCCGGCGGCATCTCGGCCGGCGTCAACCGGATGATCGGCCTGATCAATGGCGAGCAACTGCCGGCACCGGAGCCCGAACATTGGCAGGCGCCAAGCGTCGTCGATTTCGCCAATCCAGTCGCGATCTTCCTCGTCATCATCGTGGCGGGTGTCTTG
The DNA window shown above is from Bradyrhizobium sp. ISRA464 and carries:
- a CDS encoding YgcG family protein, which produces MAAARVILLAFLLGWVCPALAEVVVPQLTGRVVDQTGTLSSGDIASLNDKLKDLETRKGSQIAVLIVPTTGEETIEQFSIRVAEAWKIGRKKIDDGTLLVVAKNDRHLRIEVGYGLEGVLSDVVTHRIIDEDITPKFKTGDFAGGISAGVNRMIGLINGEQLPAPEPEHWQAPSVVDFANPVAIFLVIIVAGVLRGILGRLLGSAATGGIVGVFVWMMAGSLATAILVGLFTFVAALIFGGLNFGGPVVGSGPYRRSGGYPGGWSGGGGWSGGSGSSDGGFSGGGGSFGGGGASGSW
- a CDS encoding acyl-CoA dehydrogenase: MDLTLSDEQRLLRESADRFVAETFTAEHRKKSANDPLGFSPAIWKQFAELGWLALPISEAHGGLGGGAIEIGILMEAFGRGLVSEPFLSTVVIGAALVAECGTEAQKQAILPKVAEGALTLAFAHSERAARFDLAHVETTATRTADGWRLNGRKIAVLDGAAANQIIVSARVTNANGASGKLGLFLVQAGAPGLALRDYARLGGGRGCSLELEDAALPTGALLGDGSDALPAIEAVVDRAMAALGAEAVGIMQTLLDTTLEYTKIRKQFGRPLSANQVIRHRLADMAMQCDEARSMALRAALMTGAEPVERGRAASGAKAKIGKCARFVAEQSVQLHGAMGVTEELDIGSYFKRLLAFDTLFGGSAHHYRRHAALSGRVQD
- a CDS encoding LemA family protein; this encodes MRKFWTVLAALATLSLTNCGYNAIQTNDEQVKSAWSEVVNQYQRRADLVPNLVNSVKGFAQQEKDVLLGVTNARAKVGSIQATPEVLNDPNAFQKFTQAQGELTSALSRLLIVTENYPQLKSDALFRDLMAQLEGTENRITVARNRYIKAVQGYNVGIRTFPNNLTAMVFGYKDKPNFTVDNEKEISTAPKVDFNPSPAPAPSK
- a CDS encoding enoyl-CoA hydratase, coding for MTTTEQYETIVVERPEPAIARVVMNRPEARNAQNLQMTYDLNTAFDRAVQDDAVKVIILAGNGPHFSAGHDLRPAGKNQAGVDFPPVGNWGGFAEPNAHGRFAREQEIYLQITRRWRNLAKPTIAEVHGKCIAGGLMLAWACDLIVASHDAEFCDPVVTMGVCGVEWFVHPWELGARKAKEMLFTADVWSADEAHRLGMVNHVVPRGDLSPFTLDLARRIAAKPTFALKLSKEAVNRSVDIMGQPAAIDQAFALHQLCHAHNLQEFGMVVDPAGLHPSVRKNANVK